The DNA window AATAGTAGATAACAATATACACTCTCTGATATACTCTGTGAttcttctttcaattttaaGTTCATAtgataaattcattttttttgagTCTTCTTCcactttaatattattttctttaataaaattagatcaGATCACGATTTTATCATATCCTATAATAGATTTCAAATAACATTTATCACTCaagtgaaaattgaaaaaaagaattCAGTTACTTTTTGTTCTCATCcaagaaaccaaaaaaataaggCCACCACTTGCTACTCTTTTATATTATCAACAAAGATAATTAGATAAGTGTAGATTTAGAACGCCTGAAAAACTTTATTATAACATAATTAAGATTGGTAAGATACTAAAACATTAAACACTAAACTTTAACATTAGTGGCAGGTACTATATTAAACTGatgttaaataataaatatagttCTTGTCCTTGTCTCTTTTCTCtgaagaaatttaaaattatttaccaGCCGAAAAGTTTAGATTCACATTCGATTTAGTGGTGTGTGGGTTTTGAAAAACGCATTATTTTTTGGCTTTGAACGGTGTACTTGtatatatagtttatttaatttagtgatatatattatattatacacAATGCAATTATTTATTGTATTGAACGGattaaaagagaaagagaaagaaaaaataaaccgTAGGAATTTATGCCAGCATTTCAACATGCATGATACGTTTCTTTACTCCATATTCTTAACTATATAAacctactttttttttctttctttttcttttttctttccttctaatcttaacaacaataataaagataaaaagaaaaaaccgtAGTCAATATTCTACTACTCTTCCAACAACTCCTAAATGCTTTCTAGTATTCTTGACTATCCACTAAAATGTTCTCTGACTCCTATATATATTCTACTAATAcatatattacttttatttaaaaataaataaaaaaaccagAGCTTAAATTAAGGACACAcagaaaatactaaattatatgAGGGGGGTGtgtattagtttatattttagttatgatATATGTATAGTACTTAAAAGGTGCATCTATTAgtattatgttaaatttatgTATCATTATTATTTAACTGTATTTggctattttttcatatttcatCTTAATTAGGTACTATTTATATTTACAATTTATAAATGAAACAACTATtggatatatataaattatttccTTTTTGTACACAAACAACTACTatatattctttatttatttagtaacaaattgtttatgtatataattttagaatattgttagttataagaaagaaaataatcaatcaacaatacATTGATgtcaaaataattaacatacatacatacatattaatatattatgttaATATGTGCATGATAAAAAATTCAGATGCACTTAACTTCacttcatgtgaagttaataattaaaattttttaaataatttaataaattaatttattatctaataatttttaactattaatttcacataaaattaattaataaaaatggggTATTAATATGATAAAACATGAATGGAATAGAATAGCTTAAGTAGTAAGAATGGGGTATTAATCAGTGTCCCTTTCCTCTACCTACAATTTCCCTTATTAATAGCAAGTGCTCCCCACACTCTTTTAACCTACCAGACACAGTGAAAATGAGAGTGTGTTATGTTATTAATAGAGAACTATTTCAAGCTACTTTTCCTCCCTTCAATATCTCTATCCCTCTCAATACTCTCCTTTGGTCAATGTCTTCTCTTCTCACATTGATCCGTATCTTCGTTAAGCAAATAATACCCCTATTGAAAGTGAACCCTAATTTTCCACAAACTAAAATTTCTGTACGAATAAAGTGACAAATAAActatttaagatttatattttaaatagattaatttttaaaaaatatatttataaaattttttataataataaatgtagacaaatatatttaaattaagattttatACTCTAATTATAAGATTAATCTGAAGATAATATGTTCACTatatttattatcataaaaaatttgttagtatttttttaaaaaaattaatatattcgaaatataaatttttaaaaaattatttatcattctACTCTTTCTTTAAATCactgtttttttttgttaattcttaaattttacCTTGCAAACTTAACTCTACTGGCCACACACGTTGACATGATAACTGATAAGTGAAacatactaatttttttaaagtttttgttagaatttggaatacaatatatttataaaatatagagaattttataaattataataatatatagataAATACTAATAGATACTATATTTTAATCCAGTTCAAGAATATAaggcaaaaataaaattaagcacATCTTTCTACTAAAATATAGTTGAACACAAATGACATATATATCATGTTTAAAATATCCATcttgaaaatataataattcaatATAGTATTGGTAATTAattctataataatttattaattcaaaCAAAATCGTCTCTATATTCAAAGATTATAAGTAAtcctttttataatattttttaattcgatAGACTAATGACttttatgaataatataaataataaattttaaaattagtccaataaaataaaaatacactatattctaaattatttaaataaactaaattttaatattaaaataataaattaaatatcagATATATCtgttattcatattatttaatatttttattatctaccaATACTTTTCCTTTAAAAAACGAAGCATTGCTTAACCATTACTAAACTTAAGATTAgctgaaaaaatatttaaaaccgAAAAGATTACGGCTAAAGATAAATCCTCTCCCTCAACTATATAAGTAGCTACCACAACCATTCACCTTTCCATAACCATAACACAAACCGCAAACACTTCTCTTctcactctctttctctcttaaAAAAACAAACACTTTTCCAGTTTCTTAACTTCAATTCACTAAACATGACTCGCATGCTAAGAATCCTCCAATCCGCCACCGCCAACAACGCCACCACTACCACCGCCATAGCTGCTGCCGTGCCACCGGCCGAGGCAGCCTCAGTCGAGTCCGACTTCGTCGTCATCCTCGCTGCGCTGCTCTGCGCACTCATCTGCGTCGTCGGCCTCATCGCCGTCGCACGATGCGCCTGGCTCCGCCGCGTCCCCGTCGCAGGCACCGGAGCATCTCCACATCAGGCACTCGCCAACCGTGGACTCAAGAAGAAGGTACTCAACTCGTTACCAAAATTCACCTACGTCGACGGCGACGGCGCCGGTGCCGGTAACGGTGCTGACGCCGGCGTCCGGAGGAAGTGGACAGCCTCATCGGAATGCTCAATTTGTCTGGCGGAATTCGCCGCCGGCGACGAGGTCAGGGTGCTTCCGCAGTGTGGCCATGGCTTCCACGTGGCATGTATTGACACGTGGCTGGGATCACACTCCTCCTGCCCGTCCTGCCGCGCCGTCCTGGCCGTTGGGAGATGCCAAAAATGCGGCCAGTTTCCGGCCGTTCCAAACGGCGCTACCGTAGTAGCAATTGCCGGCGAAACAGAATTAAAATCTGTCGTCGGCAACAGCAATGGTAACGCCGGAAGTAATAGCCGGCATGCTAGCAATGATTTCTTGCCTTAAAAGTTATATTTCTaaagaaaattcgaaaaattaccACAAAGGTGTAATTAGTTGCAATTATACCAGATAAGAGTATTATTGCTGCCACAGGCACGGTTGCGGATCATAATTAAAAACCAAAGATGTATTTCTATGTATATTTTTAGAGGcttcttcttaatttttgttatttttttattactagtTTTTGTTTTAGTCCTTTAAGTTGATCTGAAGAGATTGATTATTTGGGCGATTTTTCTCTTGTTAACACCCTTCCCTACTTGAAGTAGTTATTACcctctttaatttgttttgtttaatcttttttttttcttttacaaagGAAGTGTATGTACTCTATAATCTAATTGTATATATAActttattattcaataatcTTAGTCATAATTTTACTGTGCtacaatttttctcttttacttttttgtcTCAAGGGACATGGTCTCCATTGTTTTAGAATAGCACAAGATGATCAACGAGGATGAGTAAAATTTGCAATTATTTTCATTTCTCTGTAGAAACTAACATGCTGTAATaaaagatttggatttttttaatatataaaattagtgTAGCAGTGAATTGAGGGGGAGAATATATAATTCTAGttataagaaataaaaagttaattatgGAACTCTTAAATTAAGTTTTCAAGCCAAGTACAGAAGTAGTTTTTGGAAAAGGACAACCCAATAATAATGCCTCTAGTATGGAAAATGTTACTGTATTttcctctttattttcttttgtttgtatttttttaacatcAAAATCATGCATTAGCATTTTGTTATAGCAATAGACATGCTATGTCTCACTTATAGTAGACATTAAAGCAATGACATGTAACTAAAACTGCATGCGTGATCATCTAGCTAGTTGGAAAGTTGgattattatagattatggattaaaaataataataataattaaaaaaaaaacatgttatGGCATGGCATGGTATGGCATGCATGATATATATACTCTGCAATCTGCATAGAAGAATGTAATATGTAAATAGATCAAAAATCGTATTAGTTACCAACTCCTATAGtctaaataaaattcatattttatttaatgataaattgTTTACATAATATGTAAGTTCTTGAAATGTTATATAGTCCAAACAAGAAGCGCTGTGGTTTTGAAACTTCCTGTGTGTCTATACTCAGTTTATGTTCTACTTTTTGTTTTGAGTTTATGCAGCATGAAAAACTGGTTtcagcttttcttttctttttctaaatgcACTTTTGTTGGGTACCAATTATTACCAAGCATTCTCTGACCAAGAAAAAAGGGGAACTACCATTACCAAGCACTTTGTAGTTTGTACCAATTATTACCAAGCATGTAGTCATAATTGTGCATATTTGTGCATCAATTAGGTCAGTCATACTAATGAGAAGAAGTATTATTTTGAGTAAAAGGGTATCAAGAAATTTTCATAATGTTAATGCTCAATGCTAAACCATCACTAGTTAGAATATAAGTAACCTAAGCTTCTACTAGAAGCTTGATTTCCACTAGGTGTAGTGTTGatccttttatttcttattttagtatttaactAATctcttttgaaaaaagaaatacCCAGAAATAGGGACCaagacaaattaaaataaaggttaaAGTGAAGATAAGACAAAAGAGGGAACATAAAGGTAGTGCAAGTGTTTATTTTATGGAGTTAaagaaataataacaataatagagAGTTATTAAATAAAGGTGGTGATGCCTTTTGGGTACCTACAATATGGTGATGGTCCTCTTCTTGCATCTATCCAAATTCCCATTAACTATCTTTCTTAATGGGAGGTCTATAAATAAGAGTTTCAACACCGTTGATGCCTAATTGTGTAGAAAAAGTAATACTTTGATGGCATCTTTCTACACTGTTGTTtagtagaataataataatataatgtatGTATTTGTGTGGCCCCACCCACCATTTATCTTCCTAGGTTATCTTCTATTCCCCCCTCTCATGTGAAGCTTTAGTGAGAACAACTCACTAGCAAAGTTGAAAGTTGAGACTCGAAAAAGCAATATCCATATTTCCCTCAGATTCTCTAGATACATTATTAGGAAGCACCATGATTGCCAAAATATTACATccattttccccttttttttccttttctttttttcttgtcaTATGTAACTAACTTTTATTATAAAAGTTCTACTAATTCGATTTTAAGagtattttagttttaaattctaaactcCAAATCATACTTCGTTAATCGAATCATGGAACACCCATGtttaattagatttattttcacaccattttttctttactttttttgtttttatcctAGTTGAGTTGGGGGAGTCATCAATCTATTGCTACTTtgcctacttttttttttcttcatactTTTTTCCATACCTTTTCCTTAGTATCTGACTTATCAGATGATGACAACTCCGTAGGCAAGTTGTTAGCTTTGCATACTACCTACTCTTTTTTCCCCCTCTTGTGACTCCTCAAATAAGTGCTGGTCAAATTTTTGAGATACCTTATTCTTTGGCCATCATCCATTGTATCCAAACTTGATTGTTACCTAAATTAATAATAGCTGTTTTATCATACCTACCACTGCTTACAGGTAAGGCTTTGTTAGCAAATTAAGAAACACACACAAAGCACATGAAATGATAGTAACTTATTCTTTTACTTCTACCCTCTAACTGGGGTTCTGTTTTATATACATCAAacactttatttaatataagaaaaatacttcactaccaaaaaaaaaaaaactagaatgTGACCAATTATGATAGgagcaattttttctttttaaccaCCATAACTTCTTCCAACCACTAAAATATGCTGCCATCTATGTGACAATTGTTTCTGAAAGAAATGAGGTAATCTATGCAGCACAGTTCATAtgtttaaaaaaagaaagagtcaTAAAGAGAGGTAAAGAAACTCATTCtagtttttgaaaaacaacTAATCACCTCGTTTGACTGTCAATTTTTGGGTCCTTCTAAGGTGAAAGCATTTTGACTAGTGAGTATTTTTCAATCAACTCTTCAGCTTACAGAACTGGAGAATGTGCTCAAGCTATCCACACAACACTATATTCATGTTAAGTACCATGAACATGGCCACATCATAATATTTTAACCATGTGCAGGAGATACCAAGAGAAGCTGAAGAAGGAACCAATCCTTGTGGAAGAGGTTTGAGAGGTAGCATATCTTCCGAGTAATGCTCAAAATAAGTGCCATGAAAGACATGCATTGATGGTTCTGTTAAACTTATAACTGAATTATGTAGAGTCAACATCTAATATGAACTAAGTTTCCTCTTCATCACTCTCACCCCCAAATAAGGAAGCCATTTTCATAGCAAGCTTGGCAGCCATGTCTCTCCTTTGGAAATCAGGCATCAACCTTAAACCTGCGCGCATGTTCCCAATCTCGGACATCAACTGTTCCAAATCGTCTAACTCAAGACATTTATCCTCATCTTCAGAATGCATGATATTGTGTGAGGAGTTCTTGTTATCCTCGCCTTCAGACCCAGTACTTGATGTTGTGGGCGGGACATCTTTATCAgatttaattttgttcttgtaTTCACAATCTGTATTTGTATTGTTTTGAGGAACCAATCCCCCAGCATCCAAGGAAGTCGCGGATACCCATGCTTGTTCAATTCCATCCCAAGGATCAGCTGAACCAGCTGACAGAACTTCATATTCCTGTTCATAATCAGATTCTTCTGATGATAACTCTGAAGAAAAACAGAGAACCAAAATTAGTGCTTGTATTGCACTGCCTGGCATATATTCGACATCAATAAAAGTGCCATACATCACACTTTAAGAAAtgtaagagaagaaaaataccCTCTTTTGTAGGAAATGATGGTTGACTTATCCTATCACCAGATTTCAATACCATTCCAGGCCACATATGAGCAGAAAGAGCACCATAGAGACGTTCAACTCCTTGTAAATCACCATCTATAGACAAACCTGTAAACAGCAGTTCTTTTTCTCTCAGAAATGGAATAAATGTAtgcaaataatataatttgaaaaaaaaaaatccaacatAAGTCAATGTTGTTCGGCAGGAAAGTTTGGTCATGAATAATGGCATTCCTACATGAACATGATCTATTAATCATCATTCTTAAATGATCCATCAATCAGCATCTGCCAGAGCAAAAAGCAGACTACTGTTCAATGGATTGTGTTGGCTTTAAAACAGGGAGGAGAATTTTACAGTTGTCAAAATCAGCATTAGAAGCACAAGCCTCAATGAATTCAATATTGTGTTCGGTGCACCATTCCAAGCAGGACCTTCTGATATCCCATGATGGTTCTTCATCTCCCAGTAAACTAGTTCCTTCAGATTCAGATATTCCATACTCAGGGAGCTCCGAATAAGGATCAATAGCAGAGTCTTCAAGTTTCAGTAACCGTCTTCTGTATTCAGCATGAACTGGATGACCTGGAAGGAGGTCCACTTTGTTTCCAATGCATAATAATATCTCAAAGTTTTGAATATCAGTGCCAGAAACCCAATTTTGGAGAGCAGTTAGAGAAGATGGCTGCATATaacaagaaaaatgaaaattaagttTACATTATATGAATATGTCACTGTAAATGCAAGCTTAAGGCAggcagaataaaaaaaaagtagccGAAGAATAGTTCACATGAATATTGATGTGTTTTGTTTATAGTTTGCAAACCAAGGTTCGgtctaacaaaaaaattaactttttatacTTCTGTCCAAAATATAGAACATCATTAAAAACCATGTTAAAATATAGCTCAAACATAATGTTGTTGAACAGGCCGAAATTAGTTGAAACTTGGTCTgcttgcttcaaaccattgTTTGAGATTCCTCATGACCAAAAACAAGACACACACTAAAACAATGAAAGTAACCAAGATTTTTTCATGGAATAAATGATCGTTGACCAAAAAAACAAATTGAAGAGTAGTCAAGTGAAGGAACTAACATTATTCATGTCAAAAACCATCACCAGTGCTGCTGCCTGTTGAAACACGGGCAGGTTCCGGACAGAAAAATCATCACGAAGATGAGCCATCCACACAGAAACATCAGCAGTATAGTACTTAGTGTTGATAGTCCATCTGTTCAATCCCGGTCAAACACACACCCaataacatttaaaattatgCTTCGAATAAGTTCGATAAAATAAAAGCTACTCAAAGTCAACGTACCCATGTACATTTACTTCAGAAGCTGAATCAAAAGCATCTTCACTATCAACAGAGAGCAACCCTAAAATTGACATCAAATACAACCAAATCCACATTACTtcatgtaaaaatatattagaagaactaaattaagaaataattgCAGTGTGGATATAGCATACCAATGATATGTTTTCCAACTGATTAAGAAGTAATTTTTATGTAGTTACTAtccaactaatttttttttttgaaacaaaggAAGCTCAACACATTAAAGTGGAGCatacaaaataaagaagaagacacACAACGAGCTACCCACAAAACCAACTCCTACCAACCCCCGTCCTATCAACAGCCTCCCCCAGGATCACCTCCCCGCCATTCTGTGTAGCTCATCACCGTCCTTGTGTGGATGACCTCCAGACTTGCTCTTGTATTCTTAAAGATTCGTGCATTCCGTTCCAACCAGATGTTCCAAATTACTGCAAAGAACACTGTCATCCACATCTTCTGCCCTTGTTGTCTATTATGCATGCCATGCCAGCTCTCAAACAATTCTCTAATGGTTCCAGGGATCACCCACTCTCTTCCTAGAGCCTGCAACCACTTGCTCCACACCTGCCATGTTACTTCACACTTAAGGAATAAATGCTCAGCAGATTCTAATTCCTTAGTACACATGACACACATACTATCACCCAGAAAGTTGACTCCTATTTTAGTCAGCCGCTCCTTGGTGTTGACTCGATCAACTACCACAAACCACCCAAAGAGCTCAATTCTCGGAGGTACGAGACCTTTCCAAATGGAGCTCGTGAAGCTATAACTTGTTATCTCAGCCGGTAGAGTCTCCGCCTGTATAGCCTGTATCACAGAACCAGTAGTGAAAACACCTGTATTTTCAAACTTCCACACCACACTGTCCTCCCGACCTGGTGACAATCTCACTGGCCTTAACCTCTCATGAAGCTGATTGACAAGTTCCAGCTCCCATTGGAACAACTCCCTTCTCCATTGGAAATTCCATATCCAATCAAGCCCATCCCAAAAACCACAATCCCCAACTAAATTAAGCATAACTCATCAAGAAGGTTCTACTGTTAGAATCCATGACTCGGCAATCACACACACATTTGATACAATATAATCTAATGGCAGCATAATAAACTTTACATTAATACTTAATATTGGGATGTAAAGTGAGGAAGAATTGTGAATCCATTACTGGTATTTGCTTACAAGTAAAGTAATATCTCTAATTAGCTAACTAATATCTCTAATTAGCTTAAATAAATCACATTAGGTGTAATACTTAAGAGTATACTTACAGCAttcaaaattaatcattaaaccTTATTGCATTTGCACACCAATTGAACTTCATAAGTCATAACTACTACTACTACAGCATCTAGGTTTGATCCAATCACTTTTAAGTAAAAAACGAACGATAGTATCTAAGCAAGAATTATGCTAAAAAGTGTTACTTCAAAACAATATCTATATGAATATCAAGCACTAAAATTATAGCAAACCAAAGTTAATAATCCAATTACAGATAAAATTGGTAAaccaaagatttttttttaattaaaaacaaaagagaagaagaaagggaaagNNNNNNNNNNNNNNNNNNNNNNNNNNNNNNGACGTTGGAGGATCCAATGACGAAGATGGCGGGTCGGTTCTCCAGAGAGGCAATTGGCGATTCCATTTTTTTGAGCTCCGAAGCTTCGAATTTCGTTGCTCTCACTCTCGCAGAGATGGGTTAAACCGTGAGAGTAAGAAGAAAATGAACCCGTAAAGCAGCTAaggtttaattaaaaaaaaagatttaattagtCTTTTAATACTATACTTTCACtaaatttatgtatatttttttagttagctccttataagtattttaattttataattaaattattttatattaaaaacactaaaattaaaattattttttaaaaaaaatatNNNNNNNNNNNNNNNNNNNNNNNNNNNNNNNNNNNNNNNNNNNNNNNNNNNNNNNNNNNNNNNNNNNNNNNNNNNNNNNNNNNNNNNNNNNNNNNNNattaattttaattttttatattcacaaaaactaattataaaattaaaaataatataaaaattcaatttatatatatataattataaatttaataaaattataagaatcattagaataattacatctttaaaaaaatcacGTTCagtttaatcaaaataaaagtagaaaagtTAACTATAGAGTATAATTTAGACAACTTCAAAAGACATAATTGCAATAGTTAATTTCATTTCACaactaaatattattatatttttgaatactATAAGTACTGTTGTGGTACTATAACAGATTAACAGCAACTTCAAGTTGATATTTTTGAATTGTGATCAATAATATTCAAAAGTAATTTATAGAATTGAATTATCTTAACACTAGTAtagattaattaaattatatgaaGTAATTTCGTATATCatattaattagtaatatttaACCATTTATATTAGTATTGCATTAACATTGATAGATTAGAAAGTTTGTATTTTCATAAGTGATGAACTCATTAAATTAGTAATGATAAAAATTTCGTTTTTGAGATTTACGTAAATATTCATAATAATTTCTAAGATTTCGATTTTTCTATTGTAGTCCTCCAGATAGAGCTCCAAACACTCAAACTGATCTTTGGATATATTTCTGGTAATGACTCATCACTGGAGCACTGACGTGGACTCGGTTTGTCATGCTGGAGGAATCCCAACGACTAACTGAGCTGGCTAATTTCCAAATTGTACCCAGATTGGTCCCTCCTATTATACGTAACCCTAAATCCCTAAATTCTCAAACACTTCATCTCTTCGTCTTGTTcatctcttctccttcttctttcataCACTTCTTCCTGATCATTTTTTCGCGATATATATTAGTACTTCGATGTCATGAGGAATTGGTGGCAAACCATCTGCATAAGCATACCTTGACTTGAGATCCATGCAAAATTGGTGGCGAACCATCTGCATTGTTTGGCAAGATCTCCCACACACCAAATTCATTTTGTTTGGATATATTAACCGAAGATGATTACATGCTCCAACTAGCACAATCATTTGCATACATTAACCAAAACATACTGGAGTCATTACAGCGGCATTTAGATTCTAATTGTTGAAGTCTTCAATTAATGCTGCTGAACGAGAAAATATCCAATCATTTTTAAGACACATGTCAAGCTATATTTCTACATCGAAAACAAGATTTTTGTTGAACTTTAGATGAACATccaaaatagattttttaataatacaaCCCCTTAAATTGAATTTGAGCATAAGAAAAGAAACCAATTTTAATAATAGGAGTTAAGAATATAATATGAAAGCATATATACCTTAGTTTCTGGTGTCCATTCTCTATAAGTAATTCCTGTGACACTacaaaaaatagtagtaatattGATAAATAAGTTGGTATTAATAAAAGTAGATAAGTTCATAGCAGCTTTCTAAGCAAGAAGTTAGATACCTCTGCCTAAAGCTAAAATTTTCATGGGTACGAGAAAATGGATCTAGGCCACCTTCATGCTTGTCGATATCCTCTCGCAATCTCAAGTATCGTCCGAAACtgtaatttgaaaaatttacATGATCTAGCAACTCAAATAGTTATTCTACAAATATTTAAAGGAAATGAAGTTTAAAAGTGAGGTTACCGGAAATCAAGATGGTCGCGGTGAGTGAGCAAAAGTGGATCGATTTCATAGATTTTCTTTCCACAGCCAGGTGGAGGGATGATCTTAATTTTAACTACTTcatctctttccattttcagtTTCTTGTCTTTGGATACCAATGTCTTCTCAGCATGAGTTCTAGCACTATATTCTACAAGAGATGccgaaaaataaaatctttctcATCTTCAATCTCTCTGAAATTTCTAAGCTATTTTCTTGATTAAATCACCAACACTATGAAGAATTGAAGACCCTAA is part of the Arachis duranensis cultivar V14167 chromosome 1, aradu.V14167.gnm2.J7QH, whole genome shotgun sequence genome and encodes:
- the LOC107478711 gene encoding RING-H2 finger protein ATL8 — protein: MTRMLRILQSATANNATTTTAIAAAVPPAEAASVESDFVVILAALLCALICVVGLIAVARCAWLRRVPVAGTGASPHQALANRGLKKKVLNSLPKFTYVDGDGAGAGNGADAGVRRKWTASSECSICLAEFAAGDEVRVLPQCGHGFHVACIDTWLGSHSSCPSCRAVLAVGRCQKCGQFPAVPNGATVVAIAGETELKSVVGNSNGNAGSNSRHASNDFLP
- the LOC107477879 gene encoding uncharacterized protein LOC107477879, translated to MWIWLYLMSILGLLSVDSEDAFDSASEVNVHGWTINTKYYTADVSVWMAHLRDDFSVRNLPVFQQAAALVMVFDMNNPSSLTALQNWVSGTDIQNFEILLCIGNKVDLLPGHPVHAEYRRRLLKLEDSAIDPYSELPEYGISESEGTSLLGDEEPSWDIRRSCLEWCTEHNIEFIEACASNADFDNCLSIDGDLQGVERLYGALSAHMWPGMVLKSGDRISQPSFPTKEELSSEESDYEQEYEVLSAGSADPWDGIEQAWVSATSLDAGGLVPQNNTNTDCEYKNKIKSDKDVPPTTSSTGSEGEDNKNSSHNIMHSEDEDKCLELDDLEQLMSEIGNMRAGLRLMPDFQRRDMAAKLAMKMASLFGGESDEEET